A portion of the Stigmatella aurantiaca DW4/3-1 genome contains these proteins:
- a CDS encoding glycoside hydrolase family 88 protein, translated as MGLLLGLLVAGSAAALEEAAVDRALQFSQQQLARMAAQLEVGQYPKSTLADGTIRTTPATDMTGWTQGFFPGELWLLYGLTGAPSWKALAEDWTRALEVQRGNTQTHDLGFKFIPSYGHAYRLTGDPYYRDILLEAAASLATRYDKKVGVINTCDWNSDWHLPTVIDTMMNLELLFWAANNGGPAEWKDMALHHALRTLEDLVRPDGSTFHVVDYDPVSGAILSKETYQGYADGSTWSRGQAWALYGFTMTYRYTLDPRMLAAARKVTDAFLSRLSGDFVANWDFDAPEQRKDSSSSAAAAAALLELHLYETDPVQRERYRSAAVRMLESLTSPAYLAAGTSSAGILLHGVGHLPAGHEVDVGLVYGDYYFIEALTRYRQLPREGGGEPTPEVPPEETPPEEEAPREQQPGALDRTAGGCGAAPGAAGAAWGVLLLAVLLGARRAQEGRGG; from the coding sequence GTGGGCTTGCTCCTCGGGCTGCTCGTGGCGGGCTCCGCCGCGGCGCTGGAAGAGGCCGCGGTGGATCGGGCGCTCCAGTTCTCCCAGCAGCAGCTGGCCCGGATGGCCGCGCAACTGGAGGTAGGCCAGTACCCCAAGAGCACCCTCGCCGATGGGACGATCCGCACGACGCCCGCCACGGACATGACCGGTTGGACCCAGGGGTTCTTCCCCGGAGAGCTCTGGCTCCTGTACGGGCTGACGGGAGCCCCCTCCTGGAAGGCGCTCGCCGAGGACTGGACGCGCGCCCTGGAAGTCCAACGGGGAAACACCCAGACGCACGATCTGGGCTTCAAGTTCATCCCCAGCTATGGCCACGCGTACCGGCTGACGGGCGATCCGTACTACCGGGACATCCTGTTGGAGGCCGCTGCTTCCCTGGCCACCCGCTATGACAAAAAGGTGGGGGTCATCAACACGTGTGATTGGAACTCGGACTGGCACCTGCCGACCGTCATCGACACGATGATGAACCTGGAGCTGCTCTTCTGGGCCGCGAACAACGGAGGGCCGGCCGAGTGGAAGGACATGGCGCTCCACCATGCGTTGCGCACCCTGGAGGATCTCGTCCGCCCGGATGGCAGCACCTTCCACGTCGTGGACTACGATCCAGTGTCAGGCGCCATTCTCTCGAAGGAGACGTACCAGGGGTATGCGGATGGCTCCACCTGGTCACGAGGACAAGCGTGGGCCCTGTACGGCTTCACCATGACTTACCGGTACACCCTGGATCCGCGCATGCTGGCGGCCGCCCGGAAGGTGACCGATGCCTTTTTGAGCCGGTTGTCCGGGGACTTCGTGGCCAACTGGGACTTCGACGCGCCAGAGCAGCGCAAGGACTCGTCGTCGTCGGCCGCCGCGGCCGCCGCGCTGCTGGAGCTTCACCTCTACGAGACGGATCCCGTCCAGCGCGAGCGTTACCGGTCCGCCGCTGTCCGCATGCTGGAGAGCCTCACCTCCCCGGCGTATCTGGCCGCTGGGACGAGCAGTGCCGGCATCCTGCTGCACGGCGTTGGCCATCTGCCCGCGGGCCACGAGGTGGACGTGGGCCTTGTCTATGGGGACTACTACTTCATCGAGGCGCTGACGCGGTACCGGCAGTTGCCGCGCGAGGGTGGAGGCGAGCCCACGCCCGAGGTGCCTCCGGAAGAAACGCCTCCCGAGGAAGAGGCGCCTCGGGAGCAGCAGCCTGGGGCGCTTGATCGCACCGCCGGAGGCTGCGGCGCGGCCCCAGGCGCGGCGGGGGCCGCCTGGGGAGTGCTGCTGCTGGCGGTGCTCCTGGGCGCACGCCGTGCCCAAGAAGGGCGAGGGGGATGA
- a CDS encoding AMP-binding protein, with protein MKEHAHSPASGGARLVWKEARTFADILRRRAADQGQAPAFTFLGPQPSEDTTLTYAELDQRARAIAAELGGRGLSGQRVLVSLPPGPASVASFFGCLYAGAIAVPVPSPLFSPPLSGPGQMATLAMDSGAAAALVAGQRPAEGQRLTIEGLAGHIDLIAAEAIQGDPPSDWHPPVVDTRAIAFLQYTAGTLGAPKGVRVTHANLLDNCEALRRSLGHTFTDKILLWLPTHQGLGLLEGVLQPLYAGVHCVLMPPQLFFQRPGRWLEALSTHGATVSGAPNFAYELCVRTVSEADRAKLDLSRWRVAFSGTEQIRAETLERFAEHFGPCGFQSKAFRPLYGLAESTFLISSCKSDAGPTVRGVAVDALSQQRITERPGAATKLVSSGPAASVQVLIVDPITRAVRSDQEIGEIWVSGLSVADGYWGRVGTTEEVFRGRLTGSASAGRAFLRTGDLGACVGGDLYVTGRLRDVIIWQGQDLRLQDLEFDVESSHPALLPGSCVAVAAKQGRNEELTLIAEVLPSEPELAPADSRKRLQDITEAIHRRVNLRHGVTPHAIVLVRAYSLPRSSTGRVSRTATRALHQASGLKPLTQAQDEEAPRTAPSETQTPPREAAWNASQGLVPLTPALYAVHDPARGLQGRTGACRVFELPAGTEALHAEEALHAVWAAHEPLRLRYTRQGPEGQSGWAALIAPEKEPVPLTRIDLSSRTDVECWPTVEAMARKLGAEVGRCGGALATFVFCARGDGAAPWLMAICHPSLMDESSWRILASDLADACEQARLRGRVRLAPQSGSLAGWAQQLTTEVRLPRTVQEARAHWLEPSSPHEAAPPTLSASGAPAPSAQATVDASALQRAATLLDVSREAVLLTACALAFGTHAQRSSIRVSLEQSARGTNLYRVDTSRMLGNLHYAFPALLSLEPGTAPEKLARRIHLQLLEAPLAGLAYEGLRTYGEDRSLADALVALPAPDFGLHLEDEGAPSSRGTLRTLAIFDDGPWPGTGAIPLRVEARLSAEQAQLLWHGRTADGEQLSALAKLTEQILQVLCTQVENLKASPLTGLGAARVSPPQTRSH; from the coding sequence GTGAAAGAACACGCACACTCCCCGGCCAGCGGCGGGGCCCGCCTCGTTTGGAAGGAGGCGCGAACCTTCGCGGACATCCTCCGTCGCCGGGCAGCAGACCAGGGCCAAGCCCCCGCGTTCACCTTCCTGGGCCCCCAGCCCTCCGAGGACACGACCCTCACGTACGCCGAGCTGGATCAGCGGGCCCGGGCCATCGCGGCGGAGCTGGGAGGGCGCGGGCTGTCCGGCCAGCGCGTCCTCGTCTCCCTTCCCCCGGGCCCCGCCTCCGTGGCCAGCTTCTTCGGCTGCCTCTATGCGGGTGCGATCGCCGTCCCCGTTCCCTCGCCGCTGTTCAGCCCCCCCCTCTCAGGGCCGGGGCAGATGGCCACCCTGGCCATGGATTCCGGGGCCGCCGCCGCACTCGTCGCCGGTCAGCGGCCCGCCGAAGGCCAACGGCTCACCATCGAAGGGCTTGCGGGCCACATCGATCTGATCGCCGCCGAGGCCATCCAGGGCGATCCTCCCTCCGACTGGCATCCCCCGGTGGTGGACACGCGCGCCATCGCGTTTCTCCAGTACACGGCGGGCACCCTGGGCGCCCCCAAGGGGGTGCGGGTCACGCACGCCAACCTCCTGGACAACTGCGAGGCGCTGCGCCGCTCGCTGGGGCATACCTTCACCGATAAAATCCTCCTTTGGCTGCCCACCCACCAGGGCCTGGGGCTGCTCGAGGGGGTGCTCCAGCCCTTGTACGCGGGCGTCCATTGCGTCCTCATGCCGCCGCAGCTCTTCTTCCAGCGGCCGGGCCGATGGCTGGAGGCCCTCTCCACCCATGGCGCGACGGTCAGCGGCGCCCCGAACTTCGCCTATGAGCTCTGTGTCCGCACGGTGAGCGAGGCGGACCGGGCCAAGCTGGACCTGAGCCGCTGGCGCGTGGCCTTCTCCGGGACCGAGCAGATCCGGGCCGAGACGCTGGAGCGCTTCGCGGAGCACTTTGGCCCGTGCGGGTTCCAGTCCAAGGCTTTCCGCCCGCTGTACGGCCTGGCGGAATCCACTTTTCTGATCTCCAGTTGCAAGTCCGACGCCGGTCCCACCGTGCGCGGGGTGGCCGTGGACGCGCTGTCCCAGCAGCGCATCACCGAGCGGCCGGGAGCGGCCACGAAGCTGGTCAGCAGCGGTCCGGCGGCGAGCGTCCAGGTGCTCATCGTGGATCCCATCACGCGCGCGGTGCGCAGCGATCAGGAGATTGGCGAAATCTGGGTCTCCGGTCTGAGTGTGGCGGATGGGTACTGGGGCCGGGTAGGCACCACGGAGGAGGTCTTCCGGGGACGGCTGACGGGCTCGGCCTCCGCGGGACGCGCCTTCCTGCGCACGGGAGATCTCGGGGCTTGCGTGGGCGGAGACCTGTACGTCACGGGACGGCTCCGGGATGTCATCATCTGGCAGGGCCAGGATCTGCGGCTCCAGGATCTGGAGTTCGACGTGGAGTCCAGCCACCCGGCGCTGCTCCCCGGCAGCTGCGTGGCGGTCGCCGCCAAGCAAGGGCGGAACGAGGAGCTCACGCTGATCGCCGAGGTGCTCCCCTCCGAGCCGGAGCTGGCCCCCGCGGACTCGCGAAAGCGTCTTCAGGACATCACCGAGGCCATCCACCGGCGCGTGAACCTGCGCCATGGGGTGACGCCCCACGCCATCGTGCTGGTGCGGGCCTACTCCCTTCCCCGGTCCTCCACGGGCCGTGTCTCCCGCACCGCCACACGCGCGCTCCACCAGGCCTCCGGCCTCAAGCCGCTGACCCAGGCTCAGGACGAAGAGGCTCCCCGCACCGCTCCGTCCGAGACCCAGACCCCGCCGCGGGAGGCGGCCTGGAATGCCTCCCAGGGGCTGGTGCCCCTGACCCCCGCGCTGTACGCGGTTCATGATCCCGCGCGCGGCCTTCAGGGCCGTACCGGCGCCTGCCGGGTCTTCGAGCTTCCCGCTGGCACCGAAGCCTTGCACGCCGAAGAGGCGCTCCACGCCGTGTGGGCCGCCCACGAGCCGCTGCGCCTGCGCTACACACGGCAGGGGCCCGAGGGGCAGTCGGGGTGGGCCGCCCTCATCGCTCCCGAGAAGGAGCCGGTTCCCCTGACGCGGATTGATCTCTCGTCCCGGACGGACGTGGAGTGCTGGCCCACCGTGGAGGCCATGGCCCGGAAGCTGGGCGCCGAGGTGGGCCGGTGTGGCGGAGCGCTGGCCACGTTCGTCTTCTGCGCCCGGGGGGACGGGGCGGCCCCGTGGCTCATGGCGATCTGCCACCCCTCCCTCATGGATGAGTCTTCGTGGCGGATCCTCGCCTCGGACCTCGCGGATGCCTGCGAGCAGGCCCGGCTTCGAGGGCGCGTGCGGCTGGCGCCCCAGAGCGGCTCCCTGGCGGGATGGGCCCAGCAGCTCACCACCGAGGTCCGGCTCCCTCGGACCGTCCAGGAGGCTCGCGCGCACTGGCTCGAGCCCTCCTCGCCGCACGAGGCGGCGCCCCCCACGCTCAGCGCCTCGGGAGCCCCCGCCCCCAGCGCACAAGCCACCGTGGATGCGTCCGCGCTCCAGCGGGCGGCCACCCTGCTCGACGTCTCCCGGGAGGCAGTGCTGCTGACAGCGTGTGCGCTCGCCTTTGGCACGCATGCCCAGCGCTCCTCGATCCGGGTCAGCCTGGAGCAGAGCGCGCGTGGAACCAACCTCTACCGGGTGGATACCTCGCGCATGCTGGGCAACCTCCACTATGCGTTCCCGGCCCTCTTGTCCCTGGAGCCCGGCACAGCCCCGGAGAAGCTGGCGCGCCGCATCCACCTCCAGCTCCTGGAGGCCCCCCTGGCCGGACTGGCCTACGAAGGCCTGAGGACCTACGGAGAGGACCGCTCGCTCGCCGATGCACTCGTCGCCCTGCCGGCGCCGGACTTCGGTCTGCACCTGGAGGACGAGGGCGCTCCGTCCAGCCGAGGGACGCTGCGCACCCTGGCCATTTTCGATGACGGGCCCTGGCCTGGAACAGGCGCCATCCCCCTGCGTGTGGAGGCCCGACTGTCCGCGGAGCAGGCCCAACTGCTCTGGCATGGCCGCACGGCCGATGGCGAGCAGCTGAGCGCCCTGGCGAAACTCACCGAGCAGATCCTTCAGGTGCTGTGTACCCAGGTGGAGAACCTGAAGGCGTCCCCTCTCACGGGGCTCGGCGCGGCCCGGGTCTCACCGCCTCAGACGCGCTCCCACTGA
- a CDS encoding ABC transporter permease, whose protein sequence is MLRNLRELYQYRGLLLSLTQRELKARYRGSVLGFLWTFLNPMLQMVVYTLLFSVYMRQQIEHYPYFMFVGLLPWIWFSSSIGAGASAISDRRDLLTKVRFPAQVLPATVVVTNLCNFLLSVPLLIVFGLVLGRWPSWHLLFFPVIVLIQFCVTMGLAYLISAINVTFRDLQQIVANLLTMWFFVTPIFYRTSTVPDQFRELVVLANPMAVMVTSYQAIFYDHQMPAPGPLLLWMGIAIVLMVVASSIFERRREEFAEVI, encoded by the coding sequence ATGTTGCGTAACCTCCGAGAGCTTTACCAATACCGGGGCCTGCTGCTGAGCCTGACGCAGCGGGAACTGAAGGCACGGTACCGCGGGTCGGTCCTCGGGTTTCTGTGGACGTTCCTCAACCCGATGCTGCAGATGGTCGTCTACACGCTGCTGTTCTCGGTCTACATGCGTCAGCAGATCGAGCACTACCCGTACTTCATGTTCGTCGGCCTGCTGCCATGGATCTGGTTCTCCAGCTCCATCGGGGCGGGGGCCAGCGCGATCAGCGACCGGAGGGATCTGCTCACCAAGGTGCGTTTTCCGGCCCAGGTGCTGCCGGCCACCGTGGTGGTCACCAACCTGTGCAACTTCCTGCTCTCGGTCCCGCTGCTCATCGTCTTCGGGCTCGTCCTGGGCCGCTGGCCCTCGTGGCACCTGCTCTTCTTCCCTGTGATTGTCCTCATCCAGTTTTGCGTGACGATGGGGCTCGCCTACCTCATCTCCGCCATCAACGTGACGTTCCGGGACCTGCAGCAGATCGTCGCCAACCTGCTGACGATGTGGTTCTTCGTCACGCCCATCTTCTACCGGACGTCGACCGTGCCGGATCAGTTCCGGGAGCTGGTGGTCCTCGCCAATCCCATGGCGGTGATGGTCACCTCGTACCAGGCCATCTTCTATGATCACCAGATGCCCGCCCCGGGGCCGCTGCTGCTGTGGATGGGGATCGCGATCGTGCTCATGGTCGTGGCGTCCAGCATCTTCGAACGGCGGCGCGAG